A DNA window from Canis lupus dingo isolate Sandy chromosome 2, ASM325472v2, whole genome shotgun sequence contains the following coding sequences:
- the SPINK14 gene encoding serine protease inhibitor Kazal-type 14 isoform X1: MQMASRALMHHQPPFLCSYFCIFHAGHSDCSRGKHPEAISQSIILRIHTPGGKMAKYLPVFCSLLFFILIHWALSSDQARIHQILYSATIFNYVLVSGRRNWWPPHGTVKVKCPYKKVDLSWFTGTANPCPDLYQPICGTNFVTYENPCIFCIESMSFWLAFSQIPSISYVPETELG, from the exons ATGCAAATGGCGTCCAGAGCCCTCATGCATCACCAGCCTCCTTTCTTATGcagctatttctgtatttttcacgCTGGTCACAG TGATTGTTCTAGAGGGAAACATCCTGAGGCAATATCTCAAAGCATCATTCTAAGGATACACACACCAGGAGGAAAAATGGCCAAGTATCTTCCAGTATTCTGCTCACTTTTGTTCTTCATCTTGATACATTGGGCATTATCTTCTG ATCAAGCTAGGATTCACCAGATATTATACTCTGCAACTATTTTCAATTATGTCTTAGTTTCAGGCCGTCGAAACTGGTGGCCACCACATGGAACTGTTAAG GTGAAATGTCCATATAAGAAAGTAGACTTGAGTTGGTTCACTGGAACAGCGAACCCCTGCCCTGATTTATATCAACCCATCTGTGGCACTAATTTTGTAACCTATGAAAACCCCTGCATCTTCTGTATTGAGAGCAT GTCCTTCTGGCTTGCCTTCTCCCAGATACCTTCAATCTCTTATGTGCCTGAAACTGAGCTAGGATGA
- the SPINK14 gene encoding serine protease inhibitor Kazal-type 14 isoform X2, whose amino-acid sequence MQMASRALMHHQPPFLCSYFCIFHAGHSDCSRGKHPEAISQSIILRIHTPGGKMAKYLPVFCSLLFFILIHWALSSDQARIHQILYSATIFNYVLVSGRRNWWPPHGTVKVKCPYKKVDLSWFTGTANPCPDLYQPICGTNFVTYENPCIFCIESMKSHGKIRFQNDGKC is encoded by the exons ATGCAAATGGCGTCCAGAGCCCTCATGCATCACCAGCCTCCTTTCTTATGcagctatttctgtatttttcacgCTGGTCACAG TGATTGTTCTAGAGGGAAACATCCTGAGGCAATATCTCAAAGCATCATTCTAAGGATACACACACCAGGAGGAAAAATGGCCAAGTATCTTCCAGTATTCTGCTCACTTTTGTTCTTCATCTTGATACATTGGGCATTATCTTCTG ATCAAGCTAGGATTCACCAGATATTATACTCTGCAACTATTTTCAATTATGTCTTAGTTTCAGGCCGTCGAAACTGGTGGCCACCACATGGAACTGTTAAG GTGAAATGTCCATATAAGAAAGTAGACTTGAGTTGGTTCACTGGAACAGCGAACCCCTGCCCTGATTTATATCAACCCATCTGTGGCACTAATTTTGTAACCTATGAAAACCCCTGCATCTTCTGTATTGAGAGCAT GAAGTCTCATGGGAAAATTAGGTttcaaaatgatggaaaatgCTGA
- the SPINK14 gene encoding serine protease inhibitor Kazal-type 14 isoform X3 — MQMASRALMHHQPPFLCSYFCIFHAGHSDCSRGKHPEAISQSIILRIHTPGGKMAKYLPVFCSLLFFILIHWALSSVSGRRNWWPPHGTVKVKCPYKKVDLSWFTGTANPCPDLYQPICGTNFVTYENPCIFCIESMKSHGKIRFQNDGKC, encoded by the exons ATGCAAATGGCGTCCAGAGCCCTCATGCATCACCAGCCTCCTTTCTTATGcagctatttctgtatttttcacgCTGGTCACAG TGATTGTTCTAGAGGGAAACATCCTGAGGCAATATCTCAAAGCATCATTCTAAGGATACACACACCAGGAGGAAAAATGGCCAAGTATCTTCCAGTATTCTGCTCACTTTTGTTCTTCATCTTGATACATTGGGCATTATCTTCTG TTTCAGGCCGTCGAAACTGGTGGCCACCACATGGAACTGTTAAG GTGAAATGTCCATATAAGAAAGTAGACTTGAGTTGGTTCACTGGAACAGCGAACCCCTGCCCTGATTTATATCAACCCATCTGTGGCACTAATTTTGTAACCTATGAAAACCCCTGCATCTTCTGTATTGAGAGCAT GAAGTCTCATGGGAAAATTAGGTttcaaaatgatggaaaatgCTGA